Proteins found in one Verrucomicrobiia bacterium genomic segment:
- the rfbB gene encoding dTDP-glucose 4,6-dehydratase, with protein sequence MKLLITGGTGFIGGAFIRMWHREHPDDTIVNLDLLTYAANPKALADVEKSDKYTFIHGDIADPVAVKKAMEGADWVVHFAAETHVDRSITGPAAFVRTNILGTHTLLEAARDAGVKRFHHISTDEVFGELELTSTDKFSETTPYHPHSPYSASKAGADHLVRAYFRTFGLPVTISNCTNNYGPWQHPEKLIPHMVGKALDDEKLPVYGKGENVRDWIHVEDHCRGIALILEKGKVGETYCLGGDAERTNLQIVKEILGLTGKDESLISFVEDRAGHDLRYAIDSSKAVRELGWERRHTFETGLGETVQWYMDHPEVYA encoded by the coding sequence ATGAAACTACTCATTACGGGCGGTACAGGTTTTATTGGGGGTGCGTTTATTCGCATGTGGCATCGGGAACATCCAGATGACACTATTGTGAACCTGGATTTGTTGACGTACGCAGCAAACCCCAAGGCCTTGGCCGACGTTGAGAAAAGTGACAAGTATACCTTTATCCACGGAGATATTGCCGATCCCGTAGCGGTAAAGAAGGCGATGGAAGGCGCGGACTGGGTTGTCCACTTTGCTGCCGAAACCCATGTTGACCGCTCCATTACAGGTCCGGCCGCTTTTGTCCGTACGAATATTTTGGGTACGCACACTCTTTTGGAAGCAGCCCGGGACGCAGGAGTGAAGCGTTTCCATCACATTAGTACGGATGAGGTATTTGGTGAGTTGGAGCTCACCAGCACGGACAAGTTTTCAGAAACGACCCCGTACCATCCCCATAGTCCGTATTCTGCCAGCAAGGCAGGGGCCGACCACTTGGTGCGGGCATATTTCCGTACGTTTGGCCTGCCAGTGACCATTTCCAACTGCACGAACAACTACGGCCCGTGGCAGCATCCCGAGAAGCTTATCCCTCATATGGTTGGGAAAGCGCTTGATGACGAAAAGCTGCCTGTGTATGGCAAAGGGGAGAATGTTCGGGACTGGATCCACGTTGAAGACCACTGCCGCGGCATAGCGCTTATCCTGGAAAAAGGAAAAGTGGGTGAGACGTACTGCCTAGGTGGCGACGCAGAGCGTACCAACCTGCAGATTGTGAAGGAGATACTTGGGCTTACCGGTAAGGATGAGTCCTTGATCTCCTTTGTAGAAGACCGGGCTGGCCATGACCTTCGCTATGCCATCGATTCTTCAAAGGCAGTGCGGGAATTGGGTTGGGAGCGCCGTCATACCTTTGAAACGGGCCTCGGGGAAACAGTTCAGTGGTATATGGATCACCCAGAGGTATACGCATGA
- a CDS encoding histidine phosphatase family protein, translating to MQDSKIILVRHGLTEWNVKDLRLGSSDIILNTDGEKQAERNGAYLADTHPYAIWHSGMQRTRYTAEVIARHTHTTNITEDVRLRERDHGDLEGTPRVVEGGVDATSLLSPEEADTRGVESIESTWARITDVYEDIRKQALEGNGTIIVVAHNAPIRLMLAYASSKGPAARSEFACECGSIASISVGETGDTVEFTNRLPA from the coding sequence ATGCAAGACTCCAAGATTATCCTTGTCCGCCACGGCCTCACCGAGTGGAACGTCAAAGACCTCCGCCTCGGCAGTAGTGATATTATCTTGAACACTGATGGTGAAAAACAGGCGGAACGGAACGGAGCCTACCTAGCAGACACGCATCCCTACGCCATTTGGCATAGTGGCATGCAACGCACCAGGTACACAGCCGAAGTCATTGCCCGGCATACCCACACAACAAACATCACCGAAGATGTCAGGCTTCGCGAACGTGACCATGGCGACCTTGAGGGCACTCCAAGGGTGGTTGAGGGTGGCGTAGATGCAACAAGCCTACTCAGCCCTGAAGAGGCGGATACCCGTGGGGTAGAATCCATTGAGTCAACCTGGGCCAGGATCACAGACGTTTATGAGGACATCCGCAAGCAGGCATTGGAAGGGAATGGGACCATCATAGTGGTAGCGCATAATGCACCGATCCGTTTAATGCTTGCGTATGCTTCGAGCAAAGGGCCGGCTGCTCGTAGTGAATTTGCGTGTGAGTGCGGATCTATCGCGAGTATCTCTGTGGGAGAAACTGGCGATACGGTAGAGTTCACCAATCGTCTCCCTGCCTAA